The proteins below are encoded in one region of Bremerella sp. P1:
- the fba gene encoding class II fructose-bisphosphate aldolase (catalyzes the reversible aldol condensation of dihydroxyacetonephosphate and glyceraldehyde 3-phosphate in the Calvin cycle, glycolysis, and/or gluconeogenesis): MALIPLRVLLDHAAENSYGVAAFNVNNMEQIQSIMEAAKETDSPVIVQASRGARSYSQDNYLRHLMLAASELYPEIPIVMHQDHGNSPETCMSAIENGFTSVMMDGSLKEDGKTPADYDYNVAVTKKVVEMAHAKNVSVEGELGCLGSLETGTGEAEDGHGAEGELSHDQLLTDPEEAERFVAETGVDALAVAIGTSHGAYKFTKAPTGDVLAMDRIEEIHKRLPNCHLVMHGSSSVPQELQDIINKYGGAMKQTYGVPVEEIQKGIKHGVRKINVDTDNRMAITGAIRKVLSENPAEFDPRKYLTPAREAMKQVCIDRMVAFGQAGQASKMREASLV; encoded by the coding sequence ATGGCTTTGATTCCCCTACGGGTGCTGCTGGATCACGCAGCCGAAAATTCTTACGGCGTGGCTGCCTTCAATGTCAACAACATGGAACAGATCCAGTCGATCATGGAAGCCGCCAAGGAAACGGATTCCCCAGTGATCGTTCAGGCTTCGCGTGGTGCACGTAGCTACTCGCAAGACAACTACCTCCGTCACCTGATGCTGGCCGCTTCGGAACTCTATCCAGAGATTCCAATTGTTATGCACCAGGACCACGGCAACAGCCCTGAAACCTGTATGAGCGCCATCGAAAACGGTTTCACCTCGGTGATGATGGATGGTTCGCTGAAGGAAGACGGCAAGACCCCGGCCGACTACGACTACAATGTTGCGGTCACCAAGAAGGTCGTCGAAATGGCGCACGCCAAGAACGTTAGCGTCGAAGGCGAACTGGGTTGCCTGGGTTCGCTCGAAACGGGTACCGGTGAAGCCGAAGACGGCCACGGTGCTGAAGGCGAACTGAGCCACGACCAGCTGCTAACCGACCCAGAAGAAGCCGAACGCTTTGTTGCTGAAACGGGCGTCGACGCCTTGGCCGTTGCCATCGGTACCAGCCACGGTGCTTACAAGTTCACCAAGGCCCCAACCGGCGACGTGCTGGCCATGGATCGTATCGAAGAGATCCACAAGCGTCTGCCTAACTGCCACCTGGTGATGCACGGTAGCTCCAGCGTTCCACAGGAACTGCAAGACATCATCAACAAGTACGGCGGTGCCATGAAGCAAACCTACGGCGTGCCGGTTGAAGAAATCCAAAAGGGTATCAAGCACGGTGTTCGTAAGATCAACGTCGATACCGACAACCGCATGGCCATCACGGGTGCCATCCGTAAGGTTCTCTCCGAGAACCCAGCCGAATTCGATCCTCGTAAGTACCTGACCCCGGCTCGCGAAGCTATGAAGCAGGTCTGCATCGACCGTATGGTTGCCTTCGGCCAAGCCGGTCAGGCCTCGAAGATGCGTGAAGCCAGCTTGGTTTAA
- a CDS encoding cupin domain-containing protein — MPIHIPAPAVIEAAGNKPKVIQEFVGRVNSKTDAASIARMVSPSGWVEPGQTPEFDEYTVVLKGELTVESKEGVQVVTSGQAIITKKGEWVRYSSPHPDGAEYIAVCLPAFSPETVHRDSE; from the coding sequence ATGCCCATTCATATTCCCGCCCCTGCCGTCATTGAAGCCGCCGGGAACAAACCCAAGGTCATTCAGGAGTTCGTCGGCCGCGTGAATTCTAAGACCGATGCGGCGAGTATTGCTCGCATGGTCAGCCCAAGCGGCTGGGTTGAGCCTGGGCAAACGCCGGAGTTCGATGAATACACGGTGGTGCTTAAAGGAGAGCTGACCGTCGAGTCGAAAGAAGGTGTCCAAGTGGTCACGTCGGGTCAGGCAATAATTACGAAAAAAGGAGAATGGGTTCGCTACAGTAGCCCCCATCCGGATGGGGCGGAATATATCGCCGTTTGTCTGCCGGCTTTCTCCCCTGAAACCGTCCATCGCGACTCCGAGTAA
- a CDS encoding prolipoprotein diacylglyceryl transferase family protein encodes MQRTLFLIPVPDDLFGLPVVGWGWLLILWGLIVAVWIFLLSRKPTFTQDLMGHLPLFAVVAAAIIFVLPMLRVTEGDQIGFPVRGYGVLLVFAIVSAVGLAAYRAQRMGLNPEVIFSLAMVMIICGVVGARVFFVIQYWENFYHPGDWQATAQEIFKVTEGGIVVYGSLIGAAVAFAGFSYLRQINALALADLIAPSLMIGMFFGRLGCFMNGCCYGGLCTLPLAVQFPQGIPPQYTPPYVRHMENGAFYGLLFVENEEGQVIVANVLPNSAASKTGKFEVGDVVESIDGYPLKSKEYKPLDLLKNRFLASWMKEGPRKGTLEITLAGKGDVALHVDEMPKASLPIHPTQIYSSLNGLILCLLVLAYYPFRKADGEVMALTLGLYSIARFLLEVIRTDEYAIGGTGLTISQNVSVVIFVLAIGLFIFARLRKQPLAWPREASLNVGS; translated from the coding sequence GTGCAGCGTACCCTGTTCCTCATTCCTGTTCCGGACGACCTGTTCGGCCTGCCGGTGGTAGGCTGGGGATGGTTGTTGATCTTATGGGGACTCATCGTCGCCGTGTGGATCTTCCTGCTTTCCAGGAAGCCGACCTTCACACAGGATCTGATGGGGCATCTGCCACTGTTTGCGGTGGTTGCGGCCGCAATCATCTTTGTGTTGCCGATGCTGCGCGTCACGGAAGGAGACCAAATCGGATTTCCTGTGCGCGGCTACGGGGTGCTCCTCGTGTTTGCAATTGTCTCCGCGGTAGGCTTAGCTGCGTATCGCGCGCAGCGAATGGGGCTGAACCCGGAAGTTATCTTCTCCCTGGCGATGGTCATGATCATCTGTGGTGTCGTTGGGGCACGTGTGTTCTTCGTCATTCAATACTGGGAGAACTTCTATCATCCCGGTGATTGGCAAGCAACGGCTCAAGAGATATTCAAAGTGACCGAAGGGGGAATCGTCGTTTACGGTTCGCTCATCGGCGCCGCAGTCGCCTTTGCCGGATTCAGTTACTTGCGTCAAATCAATGCATTGGCTCTGGCGGACTTGATTGCACCGAGTTTGATGATCGGGATGTTTTTCGGTCGACTCGGCTGCTTTATGAACGGCTGCTGCTACGGTGGTCTTTGCACGCTTCCCCTGGCGGTTCAGTTTCCCCAGGGCATCCCACCCCAGTACACACCGCCCTATGTTCGGCACATGGAGAATGGGGCGTTCTACGGGTTGCTGTTTGTCGAGAACGAAGAAGGCCAGGTCATTGTCGCGAATGTGCTGCCGAACTCAGCGGCCAGCAAGACCGGCAAGTTTGAAGTGGGAGACGTGGTTGAAAGCATCGACGGCTACCCGCTCAAGAGCAAAGAGTACAAGCCGTTGGATCTGTTGAAGAATCGGTTCCTGGCTTCGTGGATGAAGGAAGGGCCGCGCAAGGGAACGCTCGAAATCACCTTGGCTGGCAAAGGGGACGTGGCGCTGCATGTTGATGAGATGCCCAAGGCCTCGTTGCCCATCCATCCCACGCAGATCTATAGCAGCCTGAACGGGCTCATTCTGTGCCTGTTGGTATTGGCTTACTATCCATTTCGTAAGGCAGATGGAGAAGTGATGGCGCTGACCCTGGGACTCTATTCGATTGCCCGTTTTCTGTTGGAAGTGATCCGGACCGATGAGTACGCCATTGGCGGAACAGGGCTGACGATTTCCCAGAATGTGAGCGTGGTCATCTTTGTATTGGCGATCGGCCTATTCATTTTTGCCCGCCTCCGAAAGCAGCCACTTGCCTGGCCGCGAGAAGCGTCGCTTAATGTAGGATCTTGA
- a CDS encoding sialidase family protein has translation MPREYALLVLLCVIFFPCRLPADEIAELGKASPEEARQYELATLRKVADLALLPPQLNTNPSAEYHVRNLSYGMTIGIERTRKGRLFAAWIGGEDGPKAYMLVAKSDDDGRTWSEPVLVVDSRKGHLPIPRSVIVGNLWTDPLGRLWLFFDQTMNHFDGRGGLWCTRCDDPEAQQLVWTKPRQIWHGSMLNKPMVNSKGEWLLFAQLLQSQGIGPFAAGVFHELDPIRGANILVSTDQGETWTRRGNVKFPEPDWLEHRAIERKDGSLWMLARTRRGAMLTTSSDMGATWSEPEFPPQIKHPPARFHLRELASGSWLLVKHGKTIDTNTGRSHLTAWLSDDEGQTWEGGLMLDERAGVSYPDGFQAPDGSIYISYDWLRGSKGHILFAKFTEADIRAGKLVSDGSRLQQPIIKPGKLNPQD, from the coding sequence ATGCCGCGTGAATATGCGCTGTTGGTCTTGCTCTGTGTGATATTCTTTCCTTGTCGTTTGCCTGCGGATGAGATTGCCGAGCTTGGTAAAGCTTCGCCCGAGGAAGCTCGCCAGTATGAACTCGCAACCCTGCGAAAGGTGGCGGATCTCGCGCTATTGCCACCTCAGCTGAATACCAACCCATCGGCAGAGTACCATGTCCGTAACTTGAGCTACGGAATGACCATCGGTATCGAGCGGACACGCAAAGGTCGTTTGTTCGCGGCATGGATTGGTGGCGAAGACGGTCCGAAGGCTTACATGTTGGTCGCCAAGAGCGACGACGATGGTCGCACATGGAGTGAACCAGTTCTCGTCGTCGATAGCCGCAAAGGTCATCTGCCGATTCCACGGAGCGTGATTGTCGGCAATTTATGGACAGACCCGCTGGGAAGGTTGTGGCTCTTCTTCGATCAAACGATGAATCACTTCGACGGACGTGGCGGACTGTGGTGTACTCGCTGCGATGATCCCGAGGCCCAGCAGCTAGTCTGGACTAAGCCACGGCAAATTTGGCATGGTTCCATGTTGAACAAGCCCATGGTGAACTCCAAGGGAGAATGGCTCTTATTCGCCCAATTGCTGCAAAGCCAGGGAATCGGCCCCTTCGCGGCTGGCGTCTTTCACGAACTCGATCCCATTCGCGGTGCCAACATCTTGGTCTCGACCGATCAGGGAGAGACGTGGACGCGACGCGGTAACGTCAAGTTTCCCGAGCCTGACTGGCTCGAGCATCGCGCGATTGAGCGGAAAGATGGTTCGCTCTGGATGCTAGCCAGAACGCGCCGTGGTGCGATGCTTACGACTTCTAGCGACATGGGTGCTACTTGGTCTGAACCTGAATTTCCACCTCAGATAAAGCACCCTCCGGCTCGATTTCATCTGCGGGAACTTGCCTCAGGTAGCTGGCTGTTGGTAAAGCACGGCAAGACCATCGACACGAATACCGGTCGCAGTCATCTAACAGCGTGGCTCTCCGACGACGAGGGACAAACCTGGGAAGGAGGCTTAATGCTTGATGAACGAGCAGGCGTTTCTTACCCGGATGGTTTTCAGGCACCTGATGGGTCGATCTATATTTCTTACGATTGGCTGCGAGGCAGCAAGGGGCACATCCTCTTTGCCAAGTTCACCGAGGCCGATATTCGAGCTGGGAAACTGGTCAGTGACGGCTCTCGTTTGCAGCAGCCGATTATCAAGCCAGGAAAATTGAATCCCCAGGATTAG
- the ribD gene encoding bifunctional diaminohydroxyphosphoribosylaminopyrimidine deaminase/5-amino-6-(5-phosphoribosylamino)uracil reductase RibD, with translation MAIADDDQRFMRRALDLAEQGRGFVEPNPMVGCVIVQDSQIIGEGFHEKFGGPHAEVNAIASAGGASLEGCTVYVTLEPCCHHGKTPPCTDALLRIKPARVVVAMQDPFPKVQGGGIQGLASRGIQVCVGACGEEAARLNAPFIKVHEKGKPWVIAKWAMTLDGKLATASGSSKWISGEAARAEVHRIRGLCDGVMVGSGTVKLDDPLLTTRPPGPRTAARIVFDSQATLSPTSQLIESIGESPVMVAVAESARSERLERLDHAGCDLIVCPGSDHAERMEYFLGQLASRGMTNVLVEGGSQLLGLLWDTQQIDEVYAFIAPKIAGGSEAISPIGGRGVLNMEEATSLVRTDLRSYQETICLHGFTDFSL, from the coding sequence ATGGCAATCGCCGACGACGACCAACGATTCATGCGTCGAGCGTTAGATCTCGCCGAGCAGGGGCGCGGCTTCGTAGAGCCCAACCCCATGGTCGGCTGCGTGATCGTTCAGGACAGTCAAATCATCGGCGAAGGCTTTCATGAAAAGTTTGGCGGCCCGCACGCTGAGGTCAACGCGATTGCCAGCGCAGGCGGTGCTTCGCTTGAAGGGTGCACCGTCTACGTAACCCTGGAGCCATGCTGCCATCACGGCAAGACACCACCATGCACCGACGCTTTGCTTAGGATCAAACCTGCCCGCGTCGTGGTCGCCATGCAAGATCCTTTCCCGAAAGTGCAGGGGGGTGGCATCCAGGGCCTTGCCAGTCGTGGAATTCAAGTTTGCGTTGGTGCCTGCGGCGAAGAGGCGGCTCGCCTGAATGCTCCCTTCATCAAAGTCCATGAAAAAGGCAAGCCGTGGGTGATCGCTAAGTGGGCCATGACGCTCGATGGCAAGCTGGCCACGGCCAGTGGCAGCAGCAAGTGGATCAGCGGAGAAGCGGCTCGAGCCGAAGTGCACCGTATCCGTGGCCTATGCGATGGCGTGATGGTCGGTAGTGGTACGGTGAAGCTTGATGATCCTTTGCTGACAACTCGCCCGCCTGGGCCGCGGACGGCAGCCCGAATTGTTTTCGATAGTCAGGCCACGCTCTCTCCCACCAGCCAATTGATCGAGTCGATTGGCGAATCTCCCGTGATGGTTGCCGTTGCCGAATCGGCTCGTTCGGAACGCCTCGAACGTCTGGATCATGCAGGCTGCGATCTGATCGTTTGCCCAGGGAGCGACCACGCCGAGCGAATGGAGTATTTCCTTGGCCAATTGGCTTCCCGTGGCATGACCAACGTGCTGGTCGAAGGGGGCAGTCAACTGCTTGGCCTACTATGGGATACCCAGCAAATTGACGAAGTCTACGCGTTCATCGCCCCGAAGATCGCAGGTGGCAGCGAAGCGATCAGTCCGATTGGTGGTCGAGGCGTATTGAACATGGAAGAGGCCACCAGCTTGGTGCGGACAGATCTTCGCTCGTACCAGGAAACGATCTGCCTGCACGGGTTTACTGACTTTTCGCTCTAA
- the panC gene encoding pantoate--beta-alanine ligase: MPQAPHVFHDPALLRTEIRKAQADGKRVGLVPTMGALHQGHLSLVAESQKSCDLTVVTIFVNPTQFAPGEDFAKYPRTLEADLKLLSEFDPVWVLVPEVDAMYPPGSTTEVKAPEIALPLEGTFRPIHFDGVATIVLKLFQVAPADAAFFGQKDYQQVRVIEEMVRDLIVPIEIVRCPIIRESDGLAMSSRNRYLSSEEREIALSISRSLHDAVQQIVGGETDAQLLRDRIEHALREAGFREIDYVSIASPHTLESVETIEGDVVILVAAKVGTTRLIDNVLVSFPVSS; this comes from the coding sequence ATGCCCCAAGCCCCTCACGTTTTTCACGATCCGGCACTGCTCCGCACGGAAATCCGCAAGGCCCAGGCCGACGGTAAGCGTGTCGGCCTGGTCCCGACAATGGGCGCCTTGCATCAAGGACACTTGAGCCTCGTTGCCGAGTCTCAGAAATCGTGCGATCTGACCGTCGTCACGATCTTTGTGAATCCCACTCAGTTTGCACCTGGCGAAGACTTTGCGAAGTATCCGCGAACACTGGAAGCCGACCTGAAGCTGCTCTCGGAGTTTGATCCCGTTTGGGTATTAGTCCCGGAAGTCGATGCGATGTACCCGCCGGGCAGTACCACTGAGGTGAAAGCTCCAGAGATTGCTCTACCGCTCGAAGGGACGTTCCGCCCAATTCATTTCGACGGGGTCGCGACCATCGTGCTCAAGCTCTTTCAGGTGGCACCTGCCGACGCGGCGTTCTTTGGCCAGAAGGACTATCAGCAGGTTCGCGTCATTGAAGAGATGGTACGCGATTTGATTGTGCCGATCGAAATTGTCCGCTGCCCCATCATTCGCGAAAGTGACGGGCTGGCGATGAGTTCACGCAACCGGTACCTGTCGTCCGAAGAGCGTGAAATTGCGCTGAGTATTTCGCGAAGTTTACACGATGCCGTTCAGCAAATCGTAGGCGGTGAGACCGACGCCCAGTTGCTAAGGGATAGAATAGAGCATGCCCTTCGCGAGGCCGGCTTTCGTGAAATCGATTACGTTTCAATTGCCAGCCCCCATACCCTGGAATCAGTGGAGACAATCGAGGGGGATGTCGTTATCCTGGTGGCTGCTAAAGTGGGAACGACTCGGTTAATCGACAACGTGTTGGTATCTTTCCCCGTCTCAAGTTAG
- a CDS encoding PVC-type heme-binding CxxCH protein — translation MRSLLILLLFAAPVLADFPEIHNSERDKEAQPMPPNEAADSFEAPEGFQVEVVFAEPDVQNPIAMTWDTQGRLWVAENYTYDQPSMKFDRSLRDRVLFFEDTDRDGKLDKRNVFVDNVQLLTSVEVGLGGVWLMCPPQVLFIPDADNDGKPDGPAEVVLDGFTVAKDNYHNFANGLRFGPDGWLYGRCGHSCPGLIGVPGTPDDRRQPMDGGIWRYHPQTKHVEVLTCGTTNPWGHDWDEHGEMFFINTVNGHLWHTIPGAHFKQAFTLDKNPHVYELIDHHADHWHFDTTGRWQDSRAGAANEFGGGHAHVGMMIYQGTNWPESFRGNLFTVNMHGVRVNQEILEREGSGYVGKHGKDILISGDPFFRGMELSTAPDGSVYMIDWSDTGECHDHTGVHRTSGRIYRVSYEGANRVPRPPSGESYFLNPMVQQLDNNWAPRMARLVLQQKYLAGEDMGPLAGLLKQMVLEETPEQALTSQEKHDRNRLRCLWTLHVIGGTDEELLVKLLDDKNEHIRAWAIRLLTEQWPLDGILGPVPHDESKKVRAEAEELLPKLTEMAREDPSGLVLLTLASTLNRLPISMRSAVSVMLVQHEEYADDHNLPLMTWYGLMPVGDQKPDDLVIVASASKWPTTTKLIARRLSEDIEKNPVPANQLVSVTKGFDAAKADSVLTGMSEALRGWSKASKPKDWDALVASLSKADSQPIQQKLRELGALFGDGRALDELRKLAMSGDTDMQVRRSALASLIEAKPDDLREICEKLVTTSNLNVVAARGLALFDDPEAAKLLVDNYRRFREPQRPEVLAILLSRSTSANVLLDAMEKNRIRKSDVTAFHVRQMRNLGDEALSKRINEVWGEVRESSEEKQKAMAYWKGRLTEETLSHANMSQGRVVFEGLCAKCHRLYGEGSNIGPDLTGSNRSNLDYLLQNIIDPSAIVSADYRMTVLQMEDGRVLSGIVAEQTDRTLTLQTPTDRVTVEKDGIEAQKKTALSPMPDLQLGAEPNQPGGLLTDEQFIDLISYLKNPAQVPLPEAE, via the coding sequence ATGCGAAGTTTGCTCATTCTGCTTCTATTTGCCGCTCCGGTTCTGGCTGATTTTCCCGAGATTCATAACTCGGAGCGGGATAAGGAAGCACAACCGATGCCGCCCAACGAGGCCGCCGACAGCTTCGAAGCCCCTGAGGGCTTTCAAGTTGAGGTCGTTTTCGCTGAGCCCGACGTGCAAAATCCGATTGCCATGACCTGGGATACCCAGGGGCGTCTGTGGGTGGCTGAAAACTATACCTACGATCAGCCCAGCATGAAGTTCGACCGTAGCCTGCGAGACCGGGTTCTGTTTTTCGAGGACACCGACCGCGATGGCAAGTTGGATAAGCGAAACGTATTTGTCGATAACGTGCAGCTGTTAACCAGCGTCGAGGTAGGCCTTGGCGGGGTGTGGCTTATGTGCCCACCGCAAGTGTTGTTCATTCCCGACGCCGATAACGATGGCAAGCCGGACGGTCCAGCGGAAGTGGTGCTCGATGGTTTCACGGTGGCGAAGGACAACTATCACAACTTCGCCAATGGTCTTCGCTTCGGTCCCGATGGCTGGCTTTATGGTCGCTGCGGTCACTCATGTCCCGGGTTGATCGGTGTGCCTGGTACGCCGGACGATCGTCGGCAACCGATGGACGGTGGTATCTGGCGATACCATCCCCAAACGAAACATGTAGAAGTCTTGACTTGCGGTACGACCAATCCTTGGGGGCACGATTGGGATGAGCATGGCGAAATGTTCTTCATCAATACCGTGAACGGTCACCTGTGGCATACGATCCCAGGAGCTCACTTCAAGCAGGCCTTTACGCTGGATAAGAATCCACACGTCTACGAGCTAATCGATCACCATGCCGATCATTGGCACTTCGATACAACCGGTCGCTGGCAAGACTCGCGGGCCGGCGCTGCTAACGAGTTCGGTGGTGGCCATGCCCATGTGGGAATGATGATTTACCAGGGAACGAATTGGCCCGAGTCGTTTCGCGGTAATCTGTTTACCGTCAACATGCACGGCGTGCGGGTTAATCAGGAAATCCTGGAACGCGAAGGCAGTGGCTACGTTGGCAAGCATGGCAAGGACATCCTGATCAGCGGCGATCCTTTCTTCCGTGGCATGGAATTAAGCACGGCCCCGGATGGAAGCGTCTACATGATTGACTGGAGCGATACCGGGGAATGCCACGATCACACCGGCGTGCATCGCACGAGCGGGCGCATTTATCGCGTTTCTTACGAGGGTGCCAATAGGGTGCCCCGGCCACCATCTGGCGAGTCTTACTTCTTGAATCCGATGGTGCAGCAGCTCGATAACAATTGGGCTCCGCGAATGGCCCGTCTTGTATTGCAACAGAAGTACCTGGCAGGCGAAGACATGGGGCCTTTGGCTGGGCTATTGAAACAGATGGTGCTGGAAGAAACGCCTGAGCAAGCACTCACGTCGCAGGAAAAGCACGATCGGAACCGTTTGCGATGTCTATGGACGTTGCACGTGATTGGTGGCACGGACGAAGAGCTGCTCGTAAAGCTGCTGGATGATAAGAACGAACACATTCGAGCCTGGGCAATTCGCCTGCTAACCGAGCAGTGGCCGCTTGATGGAATCCTGGGGCCCGTGCCTCACGATGAGTCTAAGAAGGTTCGAGCCGAAGCAGAGGAACTTCTTCCTAAACTTACAGAAATGGCCAGAGAGGACCCATCGGGACTCGTTCTGCTGACCCTCGCATCGACGTTGAATCGTCTTCCCATCAGTATGCGAAGCGCAGTGTCGGTAATGCTGGTTCAGCATGAAGAGTACGCCGACGATCACAATCTACCGCTGATGACCTGGTATGGACTCATGCCGGTTGGCGATCAAAAGCCGGACGACCTGGTGATCGTTGCGTCAGCGTCGAAGTGGCCTACCACAACGAAGTTGATCGCACGCCGTCTGTCAGAAGATATTGAGAAAAATCCGGTTCCGGCGAATCAATTGGTTAGTGTGACGAAAGGCTTTGATGCGGCCAAAGCCGATTCCGTACTCACAGGAATGAGTGAGGCGCTTCGTGGTTGGTCGAAAGCTTCTAAGCCGAAAGACTGGGATGCTTTGGTAGCCAGCCTGAGCAAAGCCGACAGTCAGCCGATACAGCAAAAGCTGCGCGAGCTAGGAGCCTTGTTCGGTGACGGAAGAGCTCTCGACGAGCTGCGCAAGTTGGCAATGAGCGGCGATACCGACATGCAGGTTCGCCGGTCGGCATTGGCCTCGCTGATCGAAGCCAAGCCGGACGATTTGCGTGAGATCTGCGAGAAGCTGGTCACCACTTCTAATTTGAATGTCGTTGCTGCTCGAGGGCTGGCGTTGTTCGACGATCCGGAGGCCGCCAAGCTGCTGGTCGATAATTACCGCCGTTTTCGCGAGCCGCAGCGACCCGAGGTGCTGGCGATACTTCTGTCTCGCTCGACATCAGCCAACGTGCTGTTGGATGCCATGGAAAAGAATCGTATTCGCAAGTCGGACGTTACGGCGTTTCATGTCCGTCAGATGCGGAACCTAGGGGATGAAGCCCTGTCGAAACGCATCAACGAGGTGTGGGGCGAAGTTCGCGAGTCGAGTGAAGAGAAGCAGAAAGCGATGGCTTACTGGAAAGGTCGGCTCACCGAAGAGACCCTTTCGCACGCCAACATGAGCCAAGGTCGCGTTGTGTTCGAAGGTTTGTGTGCCAAGTGCCATCGATTGTATGGTGAGGGAAGCAATATCGGACCAGACCTGACCGGTAGCAACCGCAGCAATCTTGATTACCTGCTGCAGAACATCATCGACCCGAGCGCGATCGTTAGTGCCGACTACCGCATGACGGTTCTGCAAATGGAGGATGGGCGGGTACTCAGTGGGATCGTCGCCGAGCAAACCGATCGCACGCTGACGCTGCAAACGCCGACCGATCGCGTCACCGTCGAGAAGGATGGGATCGAAGCCCAAAAGAAAACGGCTCTCTCGCCGATGCCGGATCTGCAGTTGGGCGCCGAGCCGAACCAGCCAGGTGGACTGCTTACCGATGAGCAGTTTATCGATTTGATTTCGTATCTGAAGAACCCAGCCCAGGTCCCGCTGCCGGAAGCAGAGTAA
- a CDS encoding DUF1501 domain-containing protein produces the protein MIRPFWNLATGRDHVSHRRGFLKQLMTGAAAGTLTLSWRDMMIARADELRKTGKSMILLWMDGGPSQFETFNPKIGSKYQGPATSIPTSLPGVHIAEYMPETAKMMHKIALIRSMKSSERDHFRAIKLVRSGYPINPSIQYPTWGSVVARERFDPTYDLPAFVRIGKPRITTRDINSGVLGPRYESFKIEQAGTLPEDVLTTVPEERLRRRLDLSARLDEQFAMSGGAQRVVEKQEIYDQTQRFVLSPKLEAFRLDNESESMRDAYGRNEFGQACLLARRLVETGVSFIEVFSTGNVSDQGWDTHKKGWDENPKLANGVDQGYAMLLRDLEQRGMLEDTLVVWMGEFGRTPKFKPDGGREHYSDGWITCLSGGGVQMGQVIGETDKEGVHVTDRPVEVQDLFQTFCHVLGMNPHDEYVTDQDQPLALVKGGEVIHELF, from the coding sequence ATGATTCGCCCTTTCTGGAATCTGGCAACCGGACGAGATCATGTTTCGCATCGTCGAGGGTTCCTCAAGCAACTCATGACCGGTGCCGCAGCCGGGACGTTGACGCTTTCGTGGCGCGATATGATGATCGCCCGAGCAGACGAATTGCGTAAGACTGGTAAGTCGATGATCCTGCTATGGATGGACGGCGGGCCGAGCCAGTTCGAGACGTTCAATCCCAAGATAGGATCAAAGTACCAGGGGCCTGCCACGTCGATTCCGACGTCCCTGCCTGGCGTGCACATCGCCGAGTATATGCCGGAGACGGCCAAGATGATGCACAAGATCGCGCTGATTCGCAGCATGAAGAGCAGCGAACGCGATCACTTTCGCGCCATCAAGTTGGTGCGGAGTGGCTACCCGATCAATCCTTCGATTCAGTATCCGACGTGGGGTAGTGTCGTCGCTCGCGAACGCTTCGACCCAACCTATGACCTGCCAGCATTCGTGCGAATTGGCAAGCCGCGAATCACTACGCGTGACATCAATAGCGGCGTGCTAGGACCTCGCTACGAGTCGTTCAAAATCGAGCAGGCAGGCACGCTTCCTGAAGACGTTTTGACGACGGTGCCGGAAGAACGCTTGCGTCGCCGTTTAGATTTGTCGGCTCGTCTCGATGAACAGTTCGCGATGAGCGGCGGTGCCCAACGCGTGGTTGAGAAGCAAGAGATTTATGACCAAACACAGCGTTTTGTGCTCAGTCCAAAGCTCGAAGCGTTTCGTCTCGATAATGAATCAGAGAGTATGCGAGATGCCTACGGTCGCAACGAGTTCGGCCAGGCTTGCTTGTTAGCCCGTCGTCTCGTGGAAACAGGCGTTAGCTTTATCGAAGTCTTCAGCACGGGTAACGTCAGCGATCAAGGTTGGGACACGCACAAGAAGGGTTGGGATGAGAACCCCAAATTAGCCAACGGCGTTGACCAGGGCTATGCAATGCTTCTGCGAGATCTTGAACAACGCGGCATGTTGGAAGATACCTTGGTCGTTTGGATGGGCGAGTTCGGGCGAACTCCAAAATTCAAGCCAGACGGCGGTCGCGAGCATTACTCCGACGGTTGGATTACCTGCCTGTCTGGCGGCGGCGTGCAGATGGGACAAGTCATCGGCGAGACCGATAAGGAAGGTGTTCACGTCACCGATCGACCGGTTGAAGTCCAGGATCTTTTCCAGACCTTCTGCCATGTATTGGGCATGAATCCGCATGATGAATATGTTACCGACCAGGATCAGCCATTGGCGCTGGTCAAAGGTGGCGAAGTGATTCATGAACTATTCTGA